One region of Xylanimonas ulmi genomic DNA includes:
- a CDS encoding PP2C family protein-serine/threonine phosphatase: MTVSLRYAARSDVGLVRANNQDSAYAGPHLLVVADGMGGHAGGDIASRIAIASLRGLDTGAHTPDAALADLEAAVEDARQGLVRASAADPDLAGMGTTVTALLRTESTLVMAHMGDSRAYLLRDGALSQVTVDHTFVQHLVDTGRISPDEAEHHPQRNVVMRVLSDFDLDLHPDMSIREAKAGDRWLLCSDGLSGFVHADLIGEILAEATDPGEAADLLLLAAMRGGSTDNITVVVADVVDDDAAPDPPSDAADTQADPGLPVAAESGVGGVQVVGAAANDEPIPGSEHLTPAQPATPDDAPAPADDDADPAAGLGDDSGANGGADSADGPDAGLGSALDEDDLGDPDDADARPLPRRHPVIATLVTLAVLAGVGLGAWGAYSWTQRQYFVGVADGQVAVFRGVPASIGPLSLSHAVDLTGTYTADLPAFFVARLDGTIRASSREDARARAERLIDQALPEPTPTPTPTATPTPTPSPTDTPTDTPTQAETPQEPAE, encoded by the coding sequence GTGACCGTCTCCCTGCGCTACGCCGCGCGCTCCGACGTCGGGCTCGTGCGCGCCAACAACCAGGACTCGGCGTACGCCGGGCCGCACCTGCTGGTCGTGGCCGACGGCATGGGCGGGCACGCGGGCGGCGACATCGCCTCCCGCATCGCCATCGCCTCGCTGCGTGGCCTCGACACGGGCGCGCACACCCCCGACGCCGCCCTCGCCGACCTGGAGGCCGCCGTCGAGGATGCCCGGCAGGGACTGGTGCGCGCGAGCGCCGCCGACCCCGACCTGGCGGGCATGGGCACCACGGTCACCGCGCTGCTGCGCACCGAGTCAACCCTGGTCATGGCCCACATGGGCGACTCGCGCGCCTACCTGCTGCGCGACGGCGCGCTGTCGCAGGTCACGGTCGACCACACCTTCGTCCAGCACCTGGTCGACACGGGCAGAATCTCGCCAGACGAGGCCGAGCACCACCCCCAGCGCAACGTCGTCATGCGGGTGCTGTCGGACTTCGACCTCGACCTGCACCCCGACATGTCGATCCGCGAGGCCAAGGCGGGCGACCGCTGGCTGCTGTGCTCCGACGGACTGTCGGGCTTCGTCCACGCCGACCTCATCGGCGAGATCCTCGCCGAGGCCACCGACCCGGGTGAGGCCGCCGACCTGCTGCTGCTGGCCGCGATGCGCGGTGGCAGCACCGACAACATCACCGTCGTGGTCGCGGACGTCGTCGACGACGACGCCGCGCCCGACCCGCCGTCGGACGCGGCCGACACGCAGGCTGATCCGGGTCTGCCGGTCGCAGCCGAGTCGGGCGTGGGCGGCGTCCAGGTGGTCGGAGCCGCCGCGAACGACGAGCCGATCCCAGGCTCCGAGCACCTGACGCCCGCGCAGCCGGCCACGCCCGACGACGCGCCGGCCCCCGCCGACGACGACGCCGACCCCGCCGCGGGCCTCGGCGATGACAGCGGCGCCAACGGCGGCGCCGACTCTGCCGACGGCCCTGACGCGGGCCTCGGCTCTGCCCTCGACGAGGACGACCTGGGCGACCCGGACGACGCCGACGCCCGCCCGCTTCCGCGCCGCCATCCCGTCATCGCGACGCTCGTGACGCTCGCGGTGCTCGCCGGAGTCGGCCTCGGCGCCTGGGGCGCCTACTCCTGGACCCAGCGGCAGTACTTCGTCGGTGTGGCCGACGGCCAGGTGGCCGTGTTCCGCGGCGTGCCCGCCTCGATCGGCCCACTGTCGCTGTCGCACGCCGTGGACCTGACCGGGACGTACACCGCGGACCTGCCCGCGTTCTTCGTGGCGCGCCTCGACGGGACCATCCGCGCGTCGTCGCGCGAGGACGCGCGGGCGCGGGCCGAGCGGCTCATCGACCAGGCGCTGCCGGAGCCGACCCCAACCCCCACACCGACAGCGACCCCCACGCCGACGCCCAGCCCCACCGACACTCCCACTGACACTCCCACGCAGGCCGAGACTCCGCAGGAGCCCGCCGAATGA
- a CDS encoding FHA domain-containing protein FhaB/FipA gives MSELTFTLLRLGYLVLLWVFVLTSIGVLRRDLSTRAVGVRSQRRRSRGAARDAAPTTTPAPAPTPAPRGGGPTRLVVVAGPLQGTSLPLTGSSILIGRSPGSTLVLDDDYSSSRHARIFPQGGHWYVEDLGSTNGTFVGDQQITGVVALPVGVGVQIGRSVVELQG, from the coding sequence ATGAGTGAGCTGACGTTCACCCTGCTCCGGCTGGGGTACCTGGTGCTGCTGTGGGTGTTCGTGCTCACCTCGATCGGCGTGCTGCGCCGCGACCTGTCGACGCGCGCTGTCGGCGTGCGCTCGCAACGTCGTCGCTCGCGCGGCGCCGCCCGCGATGCCGCGCCGACGACGACGCCGGCGCCCGCCCCCACCCCCGCGCCGCGCGGCGGTGGGCCGACGCGCCTGGTCGTGGTGGCCGGCCCCTTGCAGGGCACGTCGCTGCCGCTGACGGGCTCATCGATCCTCATCGGCCGCTCGCCGGGCTCGACGCTGGTGCTCGACGACGACTACTCCTCCAGCCGCCACGCGCGCATCTTCCCGCAGGGCGGCCACTGGTACGTCGAGGACCTCGGCTCGACCAACGGCACGTTCGTCGGCGACCAGCAGATCACGGGCGTCGTTGCGCTGCCGGTGGGCGTGGGTGTGCAGATCGGCCGCTCCGTCGTCGAGCTGCAAGGGTGA
- a CDS encoding FhaA domain-containing protein gives MGVLDRFEKGVERAMNNAFAKIGRSEVKPVELASRLRRELDDRAAVMGRDRTVAPNEFTVELSPEDFAQIEAWGAETLADELATNLTEYASSQHYAFVGPVSVSFEEHEDLTGGRFQVRSASVRGAVAPATTSAPSTRHPLIDIDGQRYLLTGPVTVIGRDADADIVVDDPGVSRRHLEIRVTPDGVVATDLGSTNGLFVEGHQVPAATLLDGNTLTIGRTRIMFWSGSAASETEDW, from the coding sequence ATGGGCGTCCTGGACCGCTTTGAGAAGGGCGTGGAGCGCGCGATGAACAACGCGTTCGCCAAAATCGGCCGCAGTGAGGTGAAGCCGGTCGAGCTGGCGAGCCGGCTGCGCCGCGAGCTCGACGACCGCGCCGCTGTCATGGGCCGCGACCGGACGGTCGCCCCCAACGAGTTCACGGTCGAGCTCTCTCCCGAGGACTTCGCGCAGATCGAGGCCTGGGGGGCCGAGACGTTGGCGGACGAGCTCGCCACCAACCTCACCGAGTACGCCTCCAGTCAGCACTATGCCTTCGTCGGTCCGGTCTCCGTGTCCTTCGAGGAGCACGAGGATCTGACCGGGGGTCGCTTCCAGGTGCGTTCGGCGTCGGTGCGCGGCGCAGTGGCGCCCGCGACGACGTCGGCCCCGAGCACGCGCCACCCGCTCATCGACATCGACGGGCAGCGCTACCTGCTCACGGGCCCCGTCACGGTCATCGGCCGCGACGCCGACGCCGACATCGTCGTCGACGACCCCGGAGTCTCGCGCCGCCACCTGGAGATCCGCGTCACGCCCGACGGCGTCGTGGCGACCGACCTCGGGTCGACCAACGGCCTGTTCGTCGAGGGCCACCAGGTCCCCGCGGCGACGCTGCTCGACGGCAACACCCTGACCATCGGCCGCACGCGCATCATGTTCTGGTCAGGCTCGGCCGCCTCCGAGACCGAGGACTGGTGA
- a CDS encoding macrolide 2'-phosphotransferase, translating to MSSIDDAAALAASYGLRLDPTTAHMNEAGLDYRVVMADDDGGRRWVLRLPRRADVSEGMAAEMRILDLVAPVLAAEGVAVPDWRVRERDLIAYPALPGAPGLTMDGAAPVWHMDPASPDYAERLGRLLARLHGIGVDQAAAAGVEVRTPDQVRQAWADDVVRAQAEFTVAPALAHAWRAWLDDDLCWPDTTVMTHGEIYPAHVLFAEDGTITGVLDWTTARVDDPARDLAAQYGAAGEEMLQATLNAYRQAGGHVHAGLATQAKRLWDASPIGYALYALTTGAAEDLAAAAALLNPED from the coding sequence ATGAGCTCGATCGACGACGCCGCAGCCCTCGCCGCCTCCTACGGCCTGCGCCTCGACCCCACGACCGCCCACATGAACGAGGCCGGCCTGGACTACCGCGTCGTCATGGCCGACGACGACGGCGGCCGCCGGTGGGTGCTGCGCCTCCCCCGCCGCGCCGACGTCTCCGAGGGCATGGCCGCCGAGATGCGCATCCTGGACCTCGTCGCGCCCGTCCTGGCCGCCGAGGGCGTCGCCGTCCCGGACTGGCGGGTGCGTGAACGGGACCTGATCGCCTACCCGGCCCTGCCCGGCGCGCCCGGCCTCACGATGGACGGGGCCGCGCCCGTGTGGCACATGGACCCTGCGAGCCCGGACTACGCCGAGCGCCTGGGCCGCCTGCTGGCACGCCTCCACGGCATCGGCGTCGACCAGGCGGCGGCGGCCGGCGTCGAGGTCCGCACCCCCGACCAGGTCCGCCAGGCGTGGGCCGACGACGTCGTGCGCGCGCAGGCCGAGTTCACCGTCGCGCCGGCGCTGGCGCACGCGTGGCGCGCGTGGCTCGACGACGACCTCTGCTGGCCTGACACCACCGTGATGACGCACGGGGAGATCTACCCGGCGCACGTGCTGTTCGCCGAGGACGGCACCATCACGGGAGTGCTGGACTGGACCACGGCTCGCGTGGACGACCCCGCCCGCGACCTGGCAGCGCAGTACGGCGCCGCAGGCGAGGAGATGCTGCAGGCCACCCTGAACGCGTACCGACAGGCAGGCGGGCACGTCCACGCCGGGCTGGCCACCCAGGCCAAGCGCCTGTGGGACGCCTCCCCGATCGGCTACGCCCTGTATGCGCTCACGACGGGCGCCGCCGAGGACCTCGCCGCAGCAGCCGCGCTGCTGAACCCGGAGGACTGA